From Ancylobacter pratisalsi, one genomic window encodes:
- a CDS encoding AMP nucleosidase, protein MEATDPMMFETAATPETAIDRLEMLYSEARDALRHDLNRFFETGQAPDAGERARYRYPLLRVTYEPSSAPENRTQRGYAKFAMPGVYQTTVTQPAEFRAYLIEQLRPLVDEYGAIIETGIGAEEIPYPYALDGGDELGRGKVTASQLARHFPTPLLSLVGDEIADGTFDLVEGEPRPLALFDAVRVDFSLRRLVHYTGTDWRAFQPWILLTNYHRYVDQFVRLGLAEIEAGTAEALVTPGGIRIDRDNIDATAATRVMSALWHRYQMPAYHLVRADGTGVTLVNIGVGPSNAKTITDHLAVLRPHCWLMVGHCGGLRQTQVIGDYVLAHGYLRQDGILDELVPTDIPIPALAEVQVALQQAAAAVTGEEGDLLKRRLRTGTVVTQDDRNWELRWGKERRRINLSRAIAVDMESGTIAAQGYRLRVPYGTLLCVSDKPLHGEIKLPGAANAFYERAVSEHLRIGLAALEKLREAGVSIHSRKLRSFDEPPFR, encoded by the coding sequence ATGGAGGCGACAGACCCTATGATGTTCGAGACCGCGGCGACCCCCGAGACAGCCATCGATCGGCTGGAGATGCTCTACAGCGAGGCGCGCGACGCGCTGCGGCACGACCTCAACCGCTTCTTCGAGACGGGACAGGCGCCGGATGCAGGCGAGCGGGCGCGCTATCGCTATCCGCTGCTGCGCGTGACCTATGAGCCAAGCAGCGCGCCGGAGAACCGGACCCAGCGCGGCTACGCCAAGTTCGCGATGCCCGGTGTCTATCAGACCACCGTGACCCAGCCGGCGGAATTCCGCGCCTATCTCATCGAGCAGCTGCGCCCACTGGTGGACGAATATGGCGCGATCATCGAAACCGGCATCGGCGCGGAGGAAATTCCCTACCCCTACGCGCTGGATGGCGGCGACGAGCTTGGACGCGGCAAGGTGACGGCCTCGCAGCTGGCGCGGCATTTCCCGACCCCGTTGCTGTCGCTGGTCGGCGACGAGATCGCGGATGGCACGTTCGACCTGGTGGAGGGCGAGCCCCGGCCCCTGGCGCTGTTCGACGCCGTACGGGTCGATTTTTCGCTGCGCCGTCTCGTTCATTATACCGGTACGGACTGGCGCGCCTTCCAGCCCTGGATACTGCTCACCAATTATCACCGTTATGTCGACCAGTTCGTGCGGCTGGGTCTGGCCGAGATCGAAGCCGGGACCGCCGAGGCGCTGGTGACGCCGGGCGGGATCCGGATCGATCGCGACAATATCGATGCCACGGCCGCGACGCGGGTGATGTCGGCGCTGTGGCACCGCTACCAGATGCCGGCGTACCATCTGGTGCGCGCGGACGGCACAGGGGTGACGCTGGTGAATATCGGCGTCGGCCCTTCCAACGCCAAGACCATTACCGACCATCTGGCGGTGCTGAGGCCGCATTGCTGGCTGATGGTGGGCCATTGCGGCGGGCTGCGGCAGACCCAGGTCATCGGCGACTATGTGCTGGCCCATGGCTATCTGCGCCAGGACGGCATTCTCGACGAACTGGTGCCGACTGACATTCCGATCCCGGCACTCGCGGAGGTGCAGGTCGCGCTGCAGCAGGCCGCGGCGGCCGTCACCGGCGAAGAGGGCGATCTGCTCAAGCGGCGGCTGCGCACCGGCACGGTGGTCACGCAGGACGACCGGAACTGGGAGCTGCGCTGGGGCAAGGAACGCCGGCGAATCAACCTGTCGCGCGCCATTGCCGTCGATATGGAATCGGGCACCATCGCCGCGCAGGGCTATCGGCTGCGCGTGCCCTACGGCACGCTGCTGTGCGTGTCCGACAAGCCGCTGCATGGCGAGATCAAGCTGCCGGGCGCGGCCAACGCCTTCTATGAGCGGGCGGTGAGCGAGCATCTGCGGATCGGCCTCGCCGCGCTGGAGAAGCTGCGGGAGGCGGGCGTTTCCATCCATTCGCGCAAGCTGCGCTCCTTCGACGAGCCGCCCTTTCGCTGA
- a CDS encoding HlyD family secretion protein encodes MTAIDPAPKSSSLLRNLLAAALTTGALALAVGLGWQMWQRYMATPWTRDGMVRAYVVTVTPQVSGRILKLAVKADQFVHKGDLLMEIEPDDYQIALANAEAVVAQAKADLDNKQVEADRRAELTTLSVSKEDQQNFAAAAAIAGATYQQALAALDLARLNLSRTRLVSPVNGYVTNLVTQPGDYATAGQRVLSVVDSDSFWVDGYFEETVFGHIHVGDTARVSLMAYPDVLTGHVTGIGRGISVSNAQADASGLATVNPVFTWVRLAQRVPVRVVLDNVPASLTLSAGLTATVTIVHGKEAGQQTPTANTGAGSDPTASHQPGR; translated from the coding sequence ATGACCGCCATCGATCCGGCCCCCAAATCTTCCTCCCTGCTTCGCAACCTCCTGGCCGCGGCGCTCACCACCGGCGCCCTCGCACTCGCGGTGGGGCTGGGCTGGCAGATGTGGCAGCGCTACATGGCCACGCCCTGGACCCGCGACGGCATGGTGCGGGCCTATGTCGTCACCGTCACGCCGCAGGTTTCGGGGCGCATCCTCAAGCTGGCCGTGAAGGCCGACCAGTTCGTCCACAAGGGCGACCTCCTGATGGAGATCGAGCCCGACGACTACCAGATCGCGCTCGCCAATGCCGAAGCCGTGGTCGCCCAGGCCAAGGCCGATCTCGACAACAAGCAGGTGGAAGCCGACAGGCGCGCGGAATTGACGACGCTTTCGGTGTCGAAGGAGGACCAGCAGAACTTTGCCGCCGCCGCCGCCATCGCGGGCGCCACCTATCAGCAGGCACTCGCCGCGCTGGACTTGGCCCGGCTGAACCTCAGCCGCACGCGCCTTGTCTCACCCGTGAACGGCTACGTGACCAACCTCGTCACCCAGCCGGGGGATTACGCCACGGCCGGGCAGCGCGTCCTGTCGGTGGTGGACAGCGACAGCTTCTGGGTCGACGGCTATTTCGAGGAGACCGTGTTCGGTCACATCCATGTCGGGGATACGGCGCGGGTGTCGCTGATGGCCTATCCCGATGTGCTCACCGGTCATGTCACCGGCATCGGGCGCGGCATCTCGGTCTCGAACGCGCAGGCGGACGCCTCCGGACTGGCAACGGTCAACCCGGTCTTCACCTGGGTTCGCCTCGCCCAACGCGTGCCGGTGCGGGTGGTGCTCGACAACGTGCCCGCCTCCCTCACACTCTCCGCCGGCCTGACCGCCACGGTGACAATCGTCCACGGCAAGGAAGCAGGCCAGCAAACGCCCACGGCCAACACCGGCGCCGGTTCCGACCCGACCGCTTCACACCAGCCGGGCAGGTGA
- a CDS encoding DUF1656 domain-containing protein has protein sequence MYTELNILGVYVAPFSVMMLVAWAVTIPLRMISNRYGISRRAWHPGLFNICIYIIVLSLIVLVAGMPQ, from the coding sequence ATGTACACCGAACTGAATATTCTCGGCGTCTATGTCGCGCCGTTCTCGGTGATGATGCTGGTGGCCTGGGCGGTGACGATCCCGCTGCGCATGATCAGCAACCGCTACGGCATTTCCCGGCGGGCGTGGCATCCCGGCCTGTTCAACATCTGCATCTACATCATCGTCCTTTCGCTCATCGTGCTTGTCGCGGGTATGCCTCAATGA
- a CDS encoding FUSC family protein produces the protein MSNTDNLRAGRPPVQVAGPKAALESLTRLAGRLGPRFLFGVRLWASASLALFIAYYLELESPFWAATTAVIVCQPSLGASLQKARFRAVGTLVGAVVMVMLLATFPQDRNTMILCLALWCGLCGFMVTLLRNFAAYAAALAGITAAIIFADSLSDPTTAFHLAILRVSEIGIGIGAAGLVLILTDFGGSGRQLAATFSGLARQTLAGFTELLAHGLETEEMRASRRDVERSLGGLDAAIDAAIGESSHLRSHIGNLRATVAGLIEALVAWRNVSAHLDAKREASAALTHELLRLLGQIDIDAIDRDPQALSLACRNVVAQIQSIRTLDPTSCIVADSARDVAIGIAGIADAVLLLRNYVGKRVAWRAPSLVVADPLPAVLNGVRVFAAVLATAVFWVVTQWPVGDFAVVFAAIGTLIFGARGDQARLLAQDYALGAALMSVLAGIVYFGVLPALTSFPALIALLAVLLVPLGMLQLGSWHGVAFLAMCITCLPLLGVANPIAYDAANYFNLAMAILAGSTVGMVFLAIMPVVGPQMRARRLVGLSVRDLRKLAGGRWTISRKRWTALLSRRIEALPPQASLEQAGGLMALLALGHAIFHLTDSLPDAPARRLLLQALGQFAMGRLDDARGSFEALGRLTDRDAGTGTEAEVHAREQGRDQVHLRAALAVILDAIDSHAALLGAPVDARELLLSSFR, from the coding sequence ATGAGTAACACGGACAACCTACGCGCCGGCAGGCCGCCGGTTCAGGTTGCCGGGCCGAAGGCGGCGCTGGAGTCCCTGACGCGTCTTGCCGGGCGTCTGGGTCCGCGCTTCCTGTTCGGGGTCCGCCTCTGGGCCTCGGCGAGCCTTGCCCTCTTCATCGCCTATTACCTGGAGTTGGAATCACCGTTCTGGGCCGCGACGACAGCGGTCATCGTGTGCCAGCCCAGCCTTGGCGCCTCGCTGCAGAAGGCGCGCTTTCGTGCCGTCGGCACCCTCGTCGGTGCCGTGGTGATGGTGATGCTGCTGGCCACGTTTCCCCAGGATCGCAACACGATGATCCTGTGCCTCGCGCTCTGGTGCGGGCTCTGCGGCTTCATGGTGACGCTGCTGCGCAACTTCGCCGCCTACGCCGCCGCACTGGCGGGGATCACGGCGGCGATCATCTTCGCCGACTCGCTGAGCGACCCGACCACGGCCTTTCACCTCGCCATCCTCCGCGTCAGCGAGATCGGCATCGGCATCGGCGCCGCCGGCCTCGTGCTGATCCTCACCGATTTCGGTGGATCGGGGCGCCAGCTGGCGGCGACATTCAGCGGCCTCGCCCGCCAGACGCTCGCCGGTTTTACCGAGCTGCTGGCCCATGGGCTGGAAACCGAGGAGATGCGCGCCTCCCGCCGCGATGTCGAGCGCTCGCTCGGCGGGCTGGACGCGGCGATCGACGCGGCCATCGGCGAATCTTCGCACCTGCGCTCCCACATCGGCAATCTGCGGGCGACGGTCGCCGGGCTGATCGAGGCGCTGGTGGCATGGCGCAATGTCAGCGCGCATCTGGACGCCAAGCGCGAAGCGAGCGCCGCGCTCACGCATGAGCTGCTGCGTCTTCTCGGCCAGATCGACATCGACGCGATCGACCGGGATCCCCAGGCGCTGAGCCTCGCCTGCCGAAACGTCGTCGCGCAGATCCAGTCCATTCGGACCCTCGACCCGACGAGCTGCATCGTCGCGGATTCCGCGCGCGACGTGGCCATCGGCATCGCCGGAATCGCCGATGCCGTCCTGCTGCTGCGAAACTATGTGGGCAAGCGGGTGGCGTGGCGCGCACCGTCTCTCGTCGTGGCCGATCCGCTGCCCGCGGTGCTGAACGGCGTCCGGGTCTTCGCGGCGGTGCTCGCCACCGCCGTGTTCTGGGTGGTTACGCAGTGGCCCGTCGGCGACTTCGCGGTGGTGTTCGCCGCCATCGGCACGCTGATCTTCGGCGCGCGGGGCGACCAAGCCCGCCTGCTGGCGCAGGACTACGCCCTCGGTGCGGCCCTTATGTCCGTGCTCGCCGGCATCGTTTATTTCGGGGTGCTGCCGGCACTCACCAGTTTCCCCGCGCTGATTGCCCTGCTCGCCGTGCTGCTGGTGCCGCTGGGCATGCTGCAGCTCGGCTCCTGGCACGGCGTGGCCTTTCTGGCGATGTGCATCACCTGCCTGCCACTGCTCGGCGTCGCCAATCCGATCGCCTATGACGCGGCGAATTATTTCAATCTCGCCATGGCGATCCTAGCCGGAAGCACCGTGGGCATGGTGTTCCTTGCCATCATGCCGGTCGTGGGGCCGCAGATGCGCGCCCGGCGCCTTGTCGGCCTCTCGGTGCGCGATCTGCGGAAGCTCGCCGGAGGGCGGTGGACCATCAGCCGCAAGCGCTGGACCGCGCTGCTGTCACGGCGCATCGAGGCGCTGCCGCCGCAGGCGAGCCTGGAGCAGGCAGGCGGCCTGATGGCGCTGCTCGCCCTCGGCCACGCCATCTTCCATCTCACCGATTCGCTGCCTGACGCGCCGGCCCGCCGGCTTCTGTTGCAGGCGCTCGGGCAATTCGCGATGGGGCGTCTCGACGACGCACGAGGGAGCTTCGAAGCGCTCGGCCGCCTCACCGACCGCGACGCGGGAACCGGTACCGAGGCGGAGGTGCACGCTCGGGAACAGGGAAGGGATCAGGTTCACCTGCGCGCGGCGCTGGCCGTGATCCTGGACGCGATCGACAGCCACGCCGCGCTGCTGGGCGCGCCCGTCGATGCCCGCGAACTCCTGCTTTCGTCGTTCCGGTGA
- the aguA gene encoding agmatine deiminase produces MTTTLTSLPAADGFRMPAEWEPHAGCWMIWPERPDNWREGAVPAQSAFAEIAATIARFEPLTMLVSARQWRQARAMLPPSVRLIEASSDDSWCRDSGATFVTDEGGRVRGVDWRFNAWGGLYAPCDQDTLIAAKMLEVERTPRYAAPLVLEGGSIHVDGEGTVLTTEECLLNPNRNPGLTRAEIEQHLADHIGTSTTIWLGPGLVDDETSGHIDNLACFVRPGVVALTWCEDPLDPQYAVSRDAFERLSKARDARGRSIEVVKLPLPGPLFRTADEAIDADTASGTMTRGIGERLGASYANFYIGNGLVLMPLLDPAHDGAARDILAGLFPDRQVIGLATREVLLGGGNIHCITQQQPAGRPG; encoded by the coding sequence ATGACCACCACGCTCACCAGCCTTCCCGCCGCCGACGGCTTCCGCATGCCCGCCGAATGGGAACCCCATGCCGGCTGCTGGATGATCTGGCCGGAACGGCCGGACAACTGGCGCGAGGGCGCGGTCCCGGCGCAATCCGCCTTCGCCGAGATCGCCGCGACTATCGCCCGCTTCGAGCCGCTGACCATGCTGGTCTCGGCCCGCCAGTGGCGCCAGGCGCGCGCCATGCTGCCTCCGAGCGTCCGCCTCATTGAGGCCTCGAGCGACGATTCCTGGTGCCGCGACAGCGGGGCGACCTTCGTCACCGACGAAGGCGGGCGGGTGCGTGGCGTCGACTGGAGGTTCAACGCCTGGGGCGGGCTTTACGCGCCCTGCGACCAGGACACGCTCATCGCCGCCAAGATGCTCGAGGTCGAGCGGACCCCGCGCTACGCCGCGCCTCTGGTGCTGGAGGGCGGCTCGATCCACGTCGATGGCGAGGGCACGGTACTCACCACCGAGGAGTGCCTGCTCAACCCGAACCGCAATCCCGGCCTCACGCGCGCCGAGATCGAGCAGCACCTCGCCGACCATATCGGCACCTCGACAACCATCTGGCTGGGACCGGGGCTGGTCGACGACGAGACGTCCGGCCATATCGACAATCTCGCCTGCTTCGTGCGCCCGGGCGTGGTGGCGCTGACCTGGTGCGAGGATCCGCTGGATCCGCAATACGCCGTCTCGCGCGACGCGTTCGAGCGGCTGTCAAAGGCGCGCGACGCGCGCGGACGCTCCATCGAGGTGGTCAAGCTGCCCCTGCCGGGCCCGCTGTTCCGCACCGCGGACGAGGCGATCGATGCCGATACGGCTTCCGGGACGATGACGCGCGGGATCGGCGAAAGGCTTGGGGCCTCCTATGCCAATTTCTACATCGGCAATGGGCTGGTCCTCATGCCCTTGCTCGACCCGGCTCACGACGGAGCGGCGCGCGACATTCTGGCCGGCCTGTTCCCGGACCGGCAGGTCATCGGCCTCGCGACCCGCGAAGTGCTGCTTGGCGGCGGCAACATCCATTGCATCACCCAGCAGCAGCCGGCCGGACGACCGGGCTAG
- the aguB gene encoding N-carbamoylputrescine amidase, with protein MRSLTVAATQMHCDWDIGGNLDRAEALVREAAAQGAGLILLQELFETPYFCQDQLYDHLNLAAPLEGNRLIARFAALARELGVVLPISFFERAGQATFNSLAMVDADGSVLGLYRKSHIPDGPGYTEKFYFSPGDTGFRVWDTAAGRIGVGICWDQWFPECARAMALLGAEVLLYPTAIGSEPHDAGLDSSGHWQRVMQGHAGANLTPLIASNRIGTEEGREGTSITFYGSSFIADPTGAKVSEAGRAAPGVITATFDLDAIAHQRRSWGVFRDRRPELYAPLLTLDGRGPTRPIG; from the coding sequence ATGCGCAGCCTCACTGTTGCCGCCACCCAGATGCATTGCGACTGGGATATCGGCGGCAATCTCGATCGCGCCGAAGCGCTGGTTCGCGAGGCGGCCGCCCAGGGTGCCGGCCTCATCCTGCTGCAGGAACTGTTCGAAACGCCCTATTTCTGCCAGGACCAGCTCTACGACCATCTGAACCTCGCCGCGCCCCTGGAGGGCAACCGGCTGATCGCACGTTTCGCCGCCCTGGCGCGTGAGCTCGGCGTGGTGCTGCCCATCAGCTTCTTCGAGCGGGCGGGCCAGGCGACGTTCAACTCCCTGGCCATGGTCGACGCCGACGGTTCGGTGCTGGGTCTCTACCGCAAGAGCCACATACCCGACGGTCCGGGCTACACCGAGAAGTTCTATTTCTCGCCCGGCGATACCGGGTTCCGGGTCTGGGACACGGCTGCCGGGCGAATCGGAGTGGGGATCTGCTGGGACCAGTGGTTTCCCGAATGCGCGCGGGCCATGGCGCTGCTCGGTGCCGAAGTCCTGCTCTATCCCACCGCCATCGGCTCCGAGCCGCACGATGCCGGGCTGGATTCCTCCGGCCACTGGCAACGGGTGATGCAGGGTCACGCCGGCGCCAACCTCACCCCGCTGATCGCTTCCAACCGCATCGGCACTGAAGAGGGGCGCGAGGGAACCTCAATCACCTTCTACGGCTCATCCTTCATTGCCGATCCCACCGGCGCCAAGGTGAGCGAGGCCGGACGCGCCGCGCCGGGCGTGATCACCGCCACCTTCGACCTCGACGCCATCGCCCACCAGCGCCGCTCCTGGGGCGTGTTCCGGGACCGGCGGCCCGAGCTCTACGCCCCGCTTCTGACGCTCGACGGGCGCGGCCCGACCCGCCCGATCGGCTGA
- a CDS encoding DUF2794 domain-containing protein produces the protein MADTEPRPLSASSSGAGRVDLVTFDRRELDRILDLYGRMVALGEWRDYAIDFTRDRAVFSIFRRAAEVPIYRIEKDPRLARRQGAYTVVSQTGLILKRGSELRRVIAVLEKPLRAVN, from the coding sequence GTGGCGGATACCGAACCCAGGCCCTTGTCGGCATCCTCGTCCGGCGCCGGCCGCGTCGATCTCGTGACGTTCGACCGCCGCGAACTCGATCGGATCCTCGACCTCTACGGCCGTATGGTGGCGCTGGGTGAGTGGCGCGACTATGCCATCGACTTCACCCGCGACCGTGCTGTCTTCTCCATCTTCCGGCGGGCCGCCGAGGTGCCGATCTACCGGATCGAGAAGGACCCGCGCCTCGCGCGCCGGCAGGGCGCCTACACGGTGGTGTCGCAGACCGGCCTCATCCTCAAGCGCGGCTCTGAGCTCAGGCGCGTCATCGCCGTGCTTGAAAAGCCGTTGCGGGCCGTGAATTAG
- a CDS encoding DUF1223 domain-containing protein yields the protein MTGCLSIAAPHRLLRLVRLPQRPALEPARESRARVAPDHPAGRARHGLAALGGLLIPVLLATHPAAADEVGQGPRAISEPRAVVELFTSQGCSSCPPADKLLGELAERPDVIALTMAVDYWDYLGWKDTLAKHGHSLRQKAYAHLRGDGKMFTPQAVVNGEAMTIGSDRPALERVVSAIPRPAVPVAVDVKDGRIHVSVGKGPAGAAPGEVWLCPVATRMKVDIGRGENEGTSMTYHNVVRGWTKLGDWKGGAASFETTLRAQPGLDADAVAVLVQTGSFAEPGAIVGAALQPLH from the coding sequence ATGACCGGCTGTCTGTCCATTGCCGCCCCCCATAGGCTGTTGCGTCTTGTCCGCCTGCCGCAGCGCCCTGCGCTAGAACCGGCCCGCGAGAGCCGGGCACGCGTCGCGCCGGACCATCCGGCGGGGCGGGCACGTCACGGACTGGCGGCGCTCGGCGGCCTTCTCATCCCCGTGCTCCTGGCCACCCATCCCGCCGCTGCCGACGAGGTCGGCCAGGGTCCGCGCGCGATTTCAGAGCCTCGGGCGGTGGTTGAACTCTTCACCAGCCAGGGCTGCTCGTCCTGCCCGCCGGCCGACAAACTGCTGGGCGAGCTCGCCGAGCGGCCGGATGTGATCGCCCTCACCATGGCGGTGGATTACTGGGACTATCTCGGCTGGAAGGACACGCTGGCCAAGCACGGCCATTCGCTGCGCCAGAAGGCCTATGCGCACCTGCGCGGCGACGGCAAGATGTTTACGCCGCAGGCGGTGGTGAATGGCGAGGCCATGACCATCGGCTCCGACCGGCCGGCGCTCGAACGTGTCGTCTCGGCGATCCCGCGGCCCGCCGTTCCGGTCGCCGTGGACGTGAAGGATGGGCGCATCCACGTCAGCGTCGGCAAGGGTCCCGCGGGCGCGGCTCCCGGCGAGGTCTGGCTCTGCCCCGTCGCCACCCGCATGAAGGTGGACATCGGCCGTGGCGAGAACGAGGGCACCAGCATGACCTACCACAATGTGGTGCGCGGCTGGACCAAGCTCGGCGACTGGAAGGGTGGCGCGGCAAGTTTCGAGACCACGCTGCGCGCGCAGCCCGGTCTCGATGCCGACGCCGTCGCGGTGCTGGTGCAGACCGGCAGCTTTGCCGAGCCGGGCGCGATCGTGGGCGCCGCGCTGCAGCCGCTGCACTGA